A region of Streptomyces sp. WMMC500 DNA encodes the following proteins:
- a CDS encoding peptidase inhibitor family I36 protein has protein sequence MRFLSRLLAPVAMVIATLLGSLLTAAPAVFASEAAPVASATQAAPAHVPLSLAPGQAAGFGDDVGTAAYGDCPVGYICFWSGENGQGLRCTFGRNYPDVFAACSWIRNEVIPHSVYNRTAYRYHYYLDPGYKSRIGSTVAGDRGNLSGRYLIGSLCRHNSTGCPN, from the coding sequence TTGCGCTTTCTCTCACGACTCCTGGCGCCCGTGGCGATGGTGATCGCGACGCTGCTCGGCTCGCTCCTGACCGCCGCGCCGGCGGTTTTCGCGTCGGAAGCCGCTCCGGTGGCCTCCGCGACACAGGCCGCTCCGGCGCACGTCCCTCTGTCGCTCGCTCCCGGCCAGGCCGCCGGCTTCGGCGACGACGTCGGCACCGCCGCGTACGGCGACTGCCCCGTCGGCTACATCTGCTTCTGGTCCGGCGAGAACGGCCAGGGCCTGCGGTGCACCTTCGGGAGGAACTACCCGGACGTCTTTGCGGCCTGCTCCTGGATCCGCAACGAAGTCATCCCCCACTCGGTCTACAACCGCACCGCATACCGCTACCACTACTACCTGGACCCGGGATACAAGAGCCGCATCGGCAGCACCGTCGCCGGCGACAGAGGCAACCTCAGTGGCCGCTACCTCATCGGCTCCCTGTGCCGCCACAACTCCACCGGCTGCCCGAACTGA